A stretch of Salvia hispanica cultivar TCC Black 2014 unplaced genomic scaffold, UniMelb_Shisp_WGS_1.0 HiC_scaffold_166, whole genome shotgun sequence DNA encodes these proteins:
- the LOC125198536 gene encoding uncharacterized protein LOC125198536 isoform X1: MALITGRINTLNPDPVLKCSTFTANRSDLPPPQHSRSSSEPLSANDQAFFQSGGCEVPIVKANPVEEASSTGTDSRSRDLDVRQHDQKELTAALPSKNVQLSHNHLLNLLRLINAHAVNSSLSSSEDTRAICSALLGLAVVVLQIIHHYAVVKPESLVMFSPLLVVALTDFVIVVVSQARSNKEEEGKYEDEDDGSLDGAVKLLELGLVLHQMICAIFVDCSFYLVVVILGLSLV, from the exons ATGGCGCTGATAACGGGTCGGATCAACACACTCAATCCGGATCCGGTTTTAAAGTGCTCTACCTTCACCGCCAACCGCTCCGATCTTCCACCGCCGCAGCATTCCCGCTCATCATCCGAGCCTCTCTCCGCAAACGACCAAGCCTTCTTCCAATCCG GTGGATGCGAGGTTCCTATTGTAAAAGCCAATCCTGTTGAGGAAGCATCATCTACAGGAACGGATTCGAGAAGCAGAGATTTGGACGTGCGCCAACACGATCAGAAAGAGTTAACAGCTGCATTGCCATCGAAAAATGTACAATTATCTCACAATCACTTGCTCAATCTTCTCCGTCTAATCAATGCACATGCGGTGAATTCTAGCCTCTCTTCCTCGGAGGATACAAGAGCAATCTGTTCCGCACTGCTAGGCCTTGCCGTGGTTGTGCTCCAAATCATCCATCACTACGCGGTAGTTAAGCCAGAGAGCCTTGTCATGTTTAGCCCTCTTTTGGTGGTGGCACTGACTGACTTTGTTATAGTCGTGGTGAGTCAGGCACGATCGAACAAGGAGGAAGAGGGTAAGTACGAGGATGAGGATGATGGTAGCTTGGACGGAGCTGTGAAGCTGCTGGAATTGGGGTTGGTTTTGCACCAGATGATCTGTGCTATCTTCGTAGACTGCAGTTTCTACTTGGTGGTCGTCATACTTGGCC
- the LOC125198536 gene encoding uncharacterized protein LOC125198536 isoform X2, with protein MALITGRINTLNPDPVLKCSTFTANRSDLPPPQHSRSSSEPLSANDQAFFQSGGCEVPIVKANPVEEASSTGTDSRSRDLDVRQHDQKELTAALPSKNVQLSHNHLLNLLRLINAHAVNSSLSSSEDTRAICSALLGLAVVVLQIIHHYAARSNKEEEGKYEDEDDGSLDGAVKLLELGLVLHQMICAIFVDCSFYLVVVILGLSLV; from the exons ATGGCGCTGATAACGGGTCGGATCAACACACTCAATCCGGATCCGGTTTTAAAGTGCTCTACCTTCACCGCCAACCGCTCCGATCTTCCACCGCCGCAGCATTCCCGCTCATCATCCGAGCCTCTCTCCGCAAACGACCAAGCCTTCTTCCAATCCG GTGGATGCGAGGTTCCTATTGTAAAAGCCAATCCTGTTGAGGAAGCATCATCTACAGGAACGGATTCGAGAAGCAGAGATTTGGACGTGCGCCAACACGATCAGAAAGAGTTAACAGCTGCATTGCCATCGAAAAATGTACAATTATCTCACAATCACTTGCTCAATCTTCTCCGTCTAATCAATGCACATGCGGTGAATTCTAGCCTCTCTTCCTCGGAGGATACAAGAGCAATCTGTTCCGCACTGCTAGGCCTTGCCGTGGTTGTGCTCCAAATCATCCATCACTACGCG GCACGATCGAACAAGGAGGAAGAGGGTAAGTACGAGGATGAGGATGATGGTAGCTTGGACGGAGCTGTGAAGCTGCTGGAATTGGGGTTGGTTTTGCACCAGATGATCTGTGCTATCTTCGTAGACTGCAGTTTCTACTTGGTGGTCGTCATACTTGGCC